Proteins from one uncultured Desulfuromonas sp. genomic window:
- a CDS encoding cobyrinate a,c-diamide synthase encodes MSNCPRLVIAGSHSGVGKSSLTLALVAALRQRGLTVQTFKVGPDYLDPGHLSRVSGRPCYNLDGWMCGRDYVTRLFAERSAAADIAIIEGVMGLYDGSSPTSLDGSTAQIADWLQAPVALVVNSHGMARSLAALVHGYASFEPTITLAGVIANFCGSDSHATLLTQALQAANLPPLLGAVPRNALPALPSRHLGLVSATETQWDADLIQQLATAAEQHLNLDHLLQQARNAPSLPPIPPAPPVKVVADGTVRLAIARDAAFQFYYQDLFDALEQRGVELVFFSPLEDKELPANCNGLYLGGGYPEEHAEQLSSNHAMLNSIRNFCNSGRPVYAECGGLMYLSQGLQKEEKNWPFVGILPSWTRMRSRRKRLGYMEVTLQRPILFGDVGTRLRGHEFHYSELYDNPLVNTEWEAAYQTRTNRDGSLRDEGYRWGQVLASYVHLHLASSPKALDKFVSVLQKTEPSSVHEKQR; translated from the coding sequence TTGAGCAACTGTCCACGACTGGTGATCGCCGGCAGCCACAGCGGCGTCGGCAAATCGTCCCTGACCCTGGCGCTGGTGGCAGCCTTGCGCCAACGCGGCCTTACCGTGCAGACCTTCAAAGTCGGGCCGGACTACCTCGACCCCGGCCACCTCAGCCGGGTGTCGGGCCGCCCGTGCTACAATCTCGACGGCTGGATGTGCGGCCGCGACTACGTCACCCGCCTGTTTGCCGAACGCAGCGCCGCTGCCGACATCGCCATTATCGAAGGGGTGATGGGCCTCTACGACGGCAGCAGCCCGACCAGTCTCGACGGCAGCACCGCCCAGATCGCCGACTGGCTCCAGGCTCCCGTGGCCCTGGTGGTCAACAGCCACGGCATGGCCCGCAGCCTCGCCGCCCTGGTGCACGGCTACGCCAGCTTTGAGCCAACCATCACCCTGGCCGGAGTGATCGCCAACTTCTGCGGCTCCGACTCCCATGCCACCCTGCTCACCCAGGCATTGCAGGCCGCCAACTTGCCACCGCTACTCGGTGCCGTACCTCGCAACGCCCTACCCGCCCTGCCCAGCCGCCACCTCGGTCTGGTCTCTGCCACGGAAACTCAATGGGATGCGGACCTCATCCAGCAACTTGCCACAGCCGCTGAACAGCACCTCAACCTCGACCACCTGCTGCAACAGGCACGAAATGCGCCATCACTGCCGCCAATACCGCCAGCGCCCCCGGTCAAAGTCGTTGCAGACGGGACCGTGCGTCTGGCCATTGCTCGCGATGCCGCCTTTCAGTTTTACTATCAGGATCTGTTCGACGCCTTGGAACAACGCGGCGTGGAGTTGGTGTTTTTCTCGCCGTTGGAAGACAAGGAACTGCCCGCAAACTGCAACGGCCTGTATCTCGGCGGCGGCTACCCGGAAGAACACGCTGAGCAACTGTCGAGTAATCACGCCATGCTCAACAGCATCCGGAACTTCTGCAACAGCGGACGCCCCGTTTATGCCGAATGTGGTGGGTTGATGTATCTCAGTCAGGGATTGCAGAAAGAAGAAAAAAACTGGCCGTTTGTCGGTATTCTGCCAAGCTGGACCCGAATGCGCTCACGTCGCAAGCGTCTTGGGTATATGGAAGTGACTTTGCAGCGACCTATATTGTTTGGTGATGTTGGCACACGCCTTCGTGGACATGAATTTCACTATTCGGAATTGTATGATAATCCGTTGGTCAATACGGAGTGGGAGGCAGCTTATCAGACACGCACGAATCGTGATGGATCTTTGCGTGATGAAGGGTATCGTTGGGGGCAAGTTTTAGCGAGCTATGTTCATTTGCACCTAGCCTCATCGCCCAAAGCACTGGACAAATTTGTCTCGGTGCTGCAAAAAACAGAGCCGAGTTCAGTACATGAAAAGCAAAGATGA
- the cobA gene encoding uroporphyrinogen-III C-methyltransferase has translation MNKTTRVYLVGAGPGDSGLITVKGKRCLQRADVVLYDRLCNPALLGDVSPAAEQIYVGKNMGHHALPQEQINALLVEKAREGKVVVRLKGGDPFVFGRGGEEIDTLAEAGIPFEVVPGVTAGFAAGAYAGIPLTHRDFTTSVTLVTGHVNTRKNAQRDIDWPALGRGHGTLVFYMGLTNIATICDELICHGRAADTPVAVVSHASTPQQRTLITTLADAPQQVAQQGITSPAVILVGDVVTLHKRLDWFQRSLTAEETPAQPQPKASDTTPQDDSARTNILIFTGNGKGKSTAAFGMALRAVGHGQQVRILQFMKNDPDVGELAALERLGVPVEQCGFGFVPKPDHPLYAAHCDAAEHGLARAEAAIFSGNHDLIILDELCGTVARGLLDEHKVVDLLQRAPAPLTLVLTGRHAVPALIDLADTVSEIQPVKHAFEQGIPARKGVEF, from the coding sequence GTGAATAAAACAACGCGGGTTTATCTGGTGGGTGCCGGTCCCGGCGACAGCGGCCTGATCACGGTCAAAGGCAAACGCTGCCTGCAACGCGCCGATGTGGTGCTCTACGACCGGCTGTGCAATCCGGCCCTGTTGGGCGATGTGTCCCCGGCAGCGGAACAGATTTACGTCGGCAAGAACATGGGTCATCACGCCCTGCCTCAAGAGCAGATCAATGCGCTTCTGGTGGAGAAAGCGCGTGAGGGCAAGGTGGTGGTGCGCCTCAAGGGCGGCGATCCGTTTGTGTTTGGCCGTGGTGGCGAGGAGATCGACACCCTGGCCGAGGCGGGCATCCCGTTTGAAGTGGTGCCGGGCGTCACCGCCGGATTCGCCGCCGGAGCCTACGCGGGTATCCCCCTCACCCACCGCGACTTCACCACCAGCGTCACCCTGGTCACCGGCCACGTCAACACGCGCAAAAACGCCCAGCGCGATATCGACTGGCCCGCCCTCGGTCGCGGTCACGGCACCCTGGTGTTTTACATGGGCCTGACCAACATCGCCACCATCTGCGACGAGCTGATCTGCCATGGCCGCGCCGCCGACACGCCGGTGGCCGTGGTCAGCCATGCCTCCACCCCGCAGCAACGCACCCTCATCACCACCCTGGCCGATGCACCGCAACAGGTCGCCCAACAGGGGATCACCAGCCCGGCGGTGATCCTGGTTGGCGATGTGGTAACACTGCATAAGCGGTTGGACTGGTTCCAGCGCAGCCTGACGGCGGAAGAAACACCAGCGCAGCCACAACCTAAAGCGTCGGACACCACGCCGCAGGATGACAGCGCGCGCACCAACATCCTCATCTTCACCGGCAACGGCAAGGGCAAGTCCACCGCCGCGTTCGGCATGGCGTTGCGCGCCGTCGGCCACGGCCAGCAGGTGCGCATCCTCCAGTTTATGAAGAACGATCCCGATGTCGGCGAACTGGCCGCGCTGGAGCGCCTCGGCGTACCCGTCGAGCAATGCGGCTTCGGCTTTGTGCCCAAACCGGATCATCCTCTGTATGCCGCACACTGTGACGCCGCCGAGCACGGGCTGGCTCGCGCCGAAGCCGCCATCTTCAGCGGCAACCACGATCTGATCATCCTCGACGAACTGTGCGGCACCGTGGCGCGGGGCCTGCTCGACGAACACAAGGTGGTCGATCTGCTGCAGCGCGCCCCGGCTCCGCTGACCCTGGTGCTCACCGGCCGTCACGCCGTGCCTGCCCTCATCGATCTGGCCGATACGGTCAGCGAAATTCAGCCCGTCAAGCACGCCTTTGAGCAGGGCATTCCGGCACGCAAGGGAGTAGAGTTTTGA
- the cobK gene encoding precorrin-6A reductase, producing the protein MNDAPHILLLGGTSETAPLAVKLATVGYQVLVSTATDAALAVGDHPAIHRRCGRLDRDQLAALIDQERMMAVIDATHPYARDVHQAARDAAAHSQRPYLRYQRRALVEASGDVVTARDHDEAAQLACADGRPVLLTTGSRHLAPYVAAAQRNGIALYARMLNHPEAVAACEQSGLAEQGRIFGRGPFSLEQNRALIRHYHIGVLVTKDSGRAGGVAEKLEAARQEQCRVIVVQRPDETTDNTFDDMDRLIAALQQCCPTLRCRHI; encoded by the coding sequence ATGAATGACGCACCCCACATACTGCTACTCGGCGGCACCAGTGAAACCGCACCTTTGGCCGTCAAACTGGCCACGGTAGGCTATCAGGTGTTGGTCTCGACGGCCACGGATGCGGCTCTCGCTGTCGGTGATCATCCGGCCATCCACCGCCGCTGTGGCCGTTTGGACCGCGACCAGCTTGCTGCGTTGATCGACCAAGAGCGGATGATGGCGGTGATCGACGCCACCCATCCCTATGCCCGCGACGTGCATCAGGCGGCACGGGACGCGGCCGCGCACAGCCAGCGCCCCTACCTGCGCTATCAGCGCCGGGCGTTGGTGGAGGCGTCCGGCGACGTGGTGACGGCCCGCGATCATGACGAAGCGGCACAGCTGGCCTGCGCCGACGGGCGGCCGGTGCTACTCACCACCGGCTCGCGTCATCTCGCCCCCTATGTGGCGGCGGCCCAGCGCAACGGCATCGCACTCTATGCTCGCATGCTCAATCATCCCGAAGCCGTGGCCGCCTGTGAGCAATCTGGGTTAGCCGAGCAGGGGCGCATCTTCGGGCGCGGCCCGTTCAGCCTCGAACAGAACCGTGCCCTGATCCGCCATTACCACATCGGCGTACTGGTCACCAAGGACAGCGGCCGTGCCGGTGGCGTGGCGGAAAAGCTCGAAGCCGCCCGCCAGGAACAGTGCCGGGTGATCGTGGTGCAACGGCCCGACGAAACAACGGATAATACATTTGACGACATGGACCGGCTGATCGCGGCACTCCAGCAGTGCTGCCCGACTCTAAGATGCAGGCATATTTAA
- the cobJ gene encoding precorrin-3B C(17)-methyltransferase, whose product MSLVGLGPGSIADRTARATEAICASEVIVGYGPYVGSIADLITDQQVITSGMMKESERCRAALDAARSGKRVALISSGDAGMYGMAGLAMEMAAADGDHIAMEVIPGVTAANSAAALLGAPLMLDSATISLSDLLVPWEMIVTRLEAVAAADLVVSLYNPRSKKRVMQLEEATRIFRAQRPGTTPVGIATAVGSADQQVVLTDLDHLLEQEVGMRSVVIIGNSTTCVLDGRMVTPRGYYGEQKQEQNRD is encoded by the coding sequence CTGTCCCTCGTTGGCTTAGGCCCCGGCAGCATCGCCGACCGCACCGCCCGCGCCACCGAGGCCATTTGCGCCAGCGAGGTGATCGTTGGCTACGGCCCCTACGTGGGCAGCATTGCCGACCTGATCACGGATCAGCAGGTGATCACCTCAGGGATGATGAAAGAGTCCGAGCGCTGCCGCGCCGCCCTCGATGCAGCCCGCTCAGGCAAACGGGTGGCGCTGATTTCATCGGGCGATGCCGGGATGTACGGCATGGCCGGGCTGGCCATGGAGATGGCGGCGGCCGATGGCGACCACATTGCCATGGAAGTGATTCCCGGTGTGACCGCAGCCAACTCGGCAGCAGCCCTGCTCGGCGCACCGCTGATGCTCGACAGCGCCACCATCAGCCTCAGTGATCTGCTGGTGCCGTGGGAGATGATCGTCACCCGCCTCGAAGCTGTGGCCGCCGCCGATCTGGTGGTGTCGCTGTACAACCCGCGCAGCAAAAAGCGGGTGATGCAGCTCGAAGAGGCGACGCGCATTTTCCGCGCCCAGCGTCCCGGCACCACACCGGTCGGCATTGCCACAGCCGTGGGCAGCGCCGATCAGCAGGTGGTGCTCACCGACCTCGACCATCTGCTGGAACAGGAGGTGGGCATGCGCTCGGTGGTGATCATCGGCAATTCCACCACCTGCGTATTGGATGGCCGCATGGTGACGCCGCGCGGCTACTATGGGGAACAAAAACAGGAACAAAATCGGGACTGA
- a CDS encoding cobalamin biosynthesis protein — protein MTTAVITFSPQGLKVMQRIAAHMAVDQYLHQAIAAPPGVIPFERVVALTGEIFSRYDGLVYVAPCGVVVRAIAPLVDSKLRDPAVVCLDVGARHAMSVLSGHEGGANDLAIAVSNVTGAEPVISTTTEAVKDLIVGIGCRKGKSAADIINAVTTALAGLDLPLERVRFLATADVKAEEVGLLGTAAQLNIPLRVIDSDLIRHSTRPFGHSEFVASHVQLPAVSEPAALLAGRRTSLLLQKTAFNGITIAIARENCPSLA, from the coding sequence ATGACCACGGCCGTGATCACCTTTTCACCGCAAGGTCTCAAGGTGATGCAGCGCATTGCCGCCCACATGGCCGTGGATCAATATCTGCATCAGGCCATTGCCGCCCCGCCCGGCGTGATACCGTTTGAGCGGGTTGTCGCCCTGACCGGTGAGATTTTCAGCCGCTACGACGGCCTGGTGTATGTGGCGCCGTGCGGCGTGGTGGTGCGCGCTATTGCCCCGCTGGTCGACAGCAAGCTGCGCGATCCGGCCGTGGTGTGCCTTGATGTCGGCGCGCGCCATGCCATGAGCGTGCTCAGCGGCCATGAGGGCGGTGCCAATGATCTGGCCATTGCCGTGTCGAATGTCACCGGCGCGGAACCGGTGATCTCCACCACCACCGAGGCGGTCAAGGATCTCATCGTCGGCATCGGTTGCCGCAAGGGCAAAAGCGCCGCAGATATTATCAATGCCGTCACCACGGCCCTGGCCGGACTGGACCTGCCGCTGGAGCGGGTGCGCTTTCTCGCCACAGCCGATGTCAAGGCCGAGGAGGTCGGGCTGCTGGGGACGGCAGCGCAACTCAACATCCCGCTTCGGGTGATCGACTCCGACCTGATCCGCCACAGCACGCGGCCGTTCGGCCATTCGGAGTTTGTCGCCAGTCACGTACAACTGCCCGCGGTGAGTGAACCCGCGGCCCTACTCGCAGGACGGAGGACGTCATTACTACTTCAGAAAACAGCCTTCAACGGCATCACCATCGCCATTGCCCGGGAAAACTGTCCCTCGTTGGCTTAG
- the cobM gene encoding precorrin-4 C(11)-methyltransferase, which produces MKVIFVGAGPGDPDLLTVKAQRLLRQCRICVYAGSLVSPDVVGLVPKDAALHDSASMTLEQIEAVFVSGQQQDIDVIRLHTGDPAIYGAIREQMNVLDRLGIDYEVVPGVSSFQAAAAALKTELTAPEIAQTIILSRTSGRTPMPAKQELAELARTESTLCLFLSVHKLATVADELIPYYGADCPIGVIFRASWPDEMIVEGTLTDIAPKVTEAGITKTAMIIVGPALSRNIPVSKLYHRHFSHGYRSADGSAEASDGAES; this is translated from the coding sequence ATGAAAGTCATCTTCGTCGGCGCCGGTCCCGGCGACCCGGACCTGCTCACCGTCAAGGCCCAGCGCCTGCTGCGCCAGTGCCGCATCTGCGTTTATGCCGGATCCCTGGTCAGCCCGGACGTGGTCGGCCTGGTCCCCAAGGACGCCGCGCTGCACGACTCCGCCTCCATGACTCTGGAACAAATCGAGGCGGTGTTCGTCAGCGGTCAGCAACAGGACATCGACGTCATTCGCCTGCACACCGGCGACCCGGCCATTTACGGTGCTATCCGTGAACAAATGAACGTCCTCGACCGCCTCGGTATCGACTACGAGGTGGTACCCGGCGTCAGCTCCTTTCAGGCTGCGGCGGCCGCGCTCAAGACTGAACTCACCGCGCCGGAGATCGCCCAAACCATCATCCTCAGCCGCACCTCGGGGCGCACGCCCATGCCCGCCAAGCAGGAGCTGGCCGAGCTGGCACGCACCGAATCGACCCTGTGCCTGTTTTTGTCGGTGCACAAGCTGGCCACGGTGGCGGATGAGCTGATCCCCTATTACGGCGCGGACTGCCCTATCGGCGTGATCTTTCGCGCCAGTTGGCCGGATGAAATGATCGTCGAGGGCACCTTGACGGATATCGCGCCCAAGGTGACGGAGGCGGGCATCACCAAGACGGCCATGATCATTGTCGGCCCGGCCTTATCTCGTAATATTCCGGTGTCGAAACTGTATCACCGTCACTTCAGCCACGGCTATCGAAGCGCCGATGGCAGTGCTGAAGCCAGCGACGGAGCCGAGTCATGA
- the cobI gene encoding precorrin-2 C(20)-methyltransferase: MTQPQQGTFYGVGVGPGDPELLTLKAVRVLNRCDAIYVPTSRLSRQTYVADIAATHAAADCAIVPVTFSLADHAATRQQHWHETALEIAGRLQAGQDVALVTLGDALLYSTYIYLLRALYAVFPQAQVETVPGISAVSAIAALTCCPLGEGEQPLTIIPAANDLEKLRALITSGSGVAIMKIGRRLAQLIELLDQCEALERSVFVARAGLPEQRVELDLNQLRDAPEDTGHLSVILVAPKCEE; this comes from the coding sequence ATGACCCAGCCGCAACAGGGAACGTTTTACGGCGTCGGTGTCGGCCCCGGTGACCCGGAACTGCTCACCCTCAAAGCGGTGCGCGTGCTGAACCGGTGCGACGCCATCTACGTGCCGACCTCGCGCCTCAGTCGTCAAACCTATGTCGCCGACATTGCCGCCACCCATGCGGCGGCGGATTGCGCCATCGTGCCGGTGACCTTTTCCCTGGCCGATCACGCCGCCACACGCCAGCAGCACTGGCATGAGACAGCGCTGGAGATCGCCGGTCGCTTGCAGGCCGGGCAGGATGTGGCCCTGGTTACGCTGGGTGATGCGCTGCTCTACTCGACCTACATCTACCTGCTGCGCGCCTTGTATGCGGTGTTCCCGCAGGCTCAGGTTGAAACGGTGCCGGGCATCAGCGCCGTCAGCGCGATTGCCGCGCTCACTTGCTGCCCTCTCGGTGAAGGGGAGCAGCCGCTGACCATTATTCCGGCGGCCAATGATCTGGAAAAGCTGCGCGCGTTGATCACTTCGGGCAGCGGTGTGGCCATCATGAAAATTGGTCGTCGTCTGGCGCAATTGATTGAGCTGCTCGATCAGTGTGAGGCTCTGGAGCGCAGCGTGTTCGTTGCTCGTGCCGGGCTACCTGAGCAGCGGGTGGAACTGGATCTGAACCAATTGCGCGATGCGCCTGAAGATACGGGGCATCTGTCGGTGATTTTGGTTGCGCCCAAATGTGAAGAGTAG
- the cbiE gene encoding precorrin-6y C5,15-methyltransferase (decarboxylating) subunit CbiE, protein MTPPIIIAGCGPGHADYLTTAVRNAVTDADVLIGARHLLELFPEVKATRLTVGADIPAVLVEMEKHRDQQMVVLVSGDSGLFSLARRVQQHFGREQCQVIPGISSVQVACARLGIDWNDLRIVSAHGRAPETTVDELRHWHKIAILAGTRAATEWAADLLDQLGTDYRAVVCENLTLAEEKIQQCDATALREASLASRTIIILLHQEVTL, encoded by the coding sequence ATGACACCGCCTATTATCATCGCCGGTTGCGGCCCCGGCCATGCCGACTATCTGACTACGGCGGTTCGCAACGCCGTGACTGATGCCGACGTACTGATCGGAGCACGCCATCTGCTGGAGCTGTTCCCAGAGGTCAAAGCCACGCGGCTGACCGTTGGGGCCGATATCCCGGCTGTGCTCGTGGAGATGGAAAAACACCGCGACCAACAGATGGTGGTGCTGGTGTCCGGCGACAGCGGCCTGTTCAGCTTGGCGCGCCGCGTTCAGCAGCATTTCGGCCGCGAGCAGTGCCAAGTGATCCCCGGCATCAGCTCGGTGCAGGTGGCCTGCGCCCGGTTGGGCATCGACTGGAACGATCTGCGCATCGTCAGCGCCCATGGCCGCGCGCCCGAAACCACCGTTGACGAGCTGCGTCACTGGCACAAAATCGCCATCCTCGCCGGTACTCGGGCTGCCACCGAGTGGGCCGCTGATCTGCTGGATCAGTTGGGCACAGACTACCGGGCCGTGGTGTGCGAAAACCTCACCCTGGCCGAAGAGAAAATTCAACAATGTGATGCCACGGCATTGCGTGAGGCCAGCTTGGCGTCGCGCACCATCATTATTCTGCTGCATCAGGAGGTGACGCTATGA
- the cbiD gene encoding cobalt-precorrin-5B (C(1))-methyltransferase CbiD, translating to MSAELKGGITTGSCAALAAKAAALLLFRHERVEQVEIALPDGSRLMWPVASLEQSNDTAEASIIKDAGDDPDVTHGARIRVRLTPSRGTEVIFRAGPGVGTVTLPGLALGVGEAAINPVPRTMITAAIREVTDHGVTVTVAVDGGEELAAKTFNPKLGIEGGISIIGTSGRVRPFSAPALQQSLKCALDICVASGTTAPVFVPGNMGRNAALRAFHLKAQQVVEVSNEWGYMLEQAQAHPFAALLMLGHPGKLAKLAMGQWNTHSGQSDSAVPFVADLAHQVVHHSLADTTTVEGVFMEQLTAPQRRRVADRLAEAIQRKTAETFPASWLPQVVLINLKGDILGSAGDLQPWLRHLEEESL from the coding sequence ATGAGCGCCGAGCTGAAGGGTGGCATCACCACCGGCAGTTGCGCGGCTCTGGCCGCTAAGGCCGCAGCCTTGTTGCTGTTTCGCCATGAGCGGGTAGAACAGGTGGAAATCGCGTTGCCCGACGGCAGTCGTCTGATGTGGCCCGTGGCGTCGCTGGAGCAAAGCAACGACACCGCCGAAGCCAGCATCATCAAGGATGCCGGTGACGATCCCGATGTCACCCACGGCGCACGGATTCGCGTACGCCTGACGCCGAGCCGTGGCACGGAGGTCATCTTCCGCGCCGGCCCCGGCGTCGGCACCGTCACCCTGCCCGGTCTGGCTCTTGGTGTCGGTGAAGCCGCCATCAACCCGGTGCCGCGCACCATGATCACCGCAGCCATTCGCGAGGTCACTGATCACGGTGTCACGGTCACCGTCGCCGTGGACGGCGGCGAAGAGCTGGCGGCAAAAACCTTCAATCCAAAACTCGGCATTGAAGGTGGCATCTCCATCATCGGCACCAGCGGCCGGGTACGCCCGTTCAGCGCTCCGGCCCTGCAGCAGTCGCTCAAGTGCGCCCTCGACATTTGCGTTGCCAGCGGCACCACCGCCCCGGTGTTTGTACCCGGCAACATGGGGCGCAACGCTGCCCTGCGTGCGTTCCATCTCAAGGCACAACAGGTGGTGGAGGTGAGTAACGAGTGGGGCTACATGCTCGAACAGGCGCAAGCGCACCCATTTGCAGCGCTGCTGATGCTCGGGCACCCCGGCAAGCTGGCCAAGCTGGCCATGGGTCAGTGGAACACCCACTCCGGCCAATCCGACAGTGCCGTACCCTTTGTCGCTGATCTGGCCCATCAGGTGGTACATCACTCCTTGGCTGACACCACCACCGTTGAAGGAGTCTTCATGGAACAACTGACCGCCCCGCAGCGTCGCCGGGTCGCGGATCGCCTCGCCGAAGCGATTCAACGCAAGACCGCCGAGACATTCCCCGCCTCCTGGCTGCCACAGGTGGTGTTGATCAACCTCAAAGGCGATATTCTCGGCAGCGCCGGAGACTTGCAGCCTTGGCTGCGCCATCTTGAGGAGGAGAGCCTATGA
- the cobI gene encoding precorrin-2 C(20)-methyltransferase: protein MTEFTATNPQPGHFYAVGIGPGSPDLLTLRAARLVEQCDVILSPQARTATKSLALEAVRPFLSNQEIIVLNYPMERNDQRTRQRWQQLADDVVQRCAKGQSVVQVTLGDPLIFATSSYLLQALANHMPADLLHVVPGISAFQTSASRFGEVLTLQEDRLTLMSATNLDAVAQALDHCETLVLYKAGGCIEALMDLLRQRNLLSQARLVSCGEQGDHELLVDDLSQWTMTPLSYMTTLIVKIGQRGWQENAGS, encoded by the coding sequence ATGACAGAGTTCACCGCAACAAACCCACAACCCGGCCACTTCTACGCCGTCGGCATCGGCCCCGGCTCCCCAGACCTGCTCACCCTGCGCGCCGCACGCCTGGTCGAACAATGCGATGTCATCCTGTCGCCCCAGGCCAGAACCGCCACCAAAAGCCTCGCTCTCGAAGCCGTGCGCCCGTTCCTCAGCAATCAGGAGATCATCGTTCTCAACTACCCCATGGAGCGCAACGACCAGAGAACCCGCCAGCGCTGGCAACAGCTGGCCGACGACGTGGTGCAACGCTGCGCAAAAGGGCAATCCGTGGTCCAGGTGACCCTCGGCGATCCGTTGATCTTTGCCACCAGCTCCTACCTGTTGCAGGCCCTGGCCAACCACATGCCCGCCGACCTCCTGCACGTGGTACCGGGCATCAGCGCCTTTCAGACATCGGCCAGTCGCTTTGGCGAAGTGCTGACCCTGCAGGAGGACCGCCTGACCCTGATGTCCGCCACCAACCTTGACGCCGTGGCCCAAGCCCTCGACCACTGCGAAACCCTGGTGCTCTACAAAGCGGGCGGCTGCATCGAAGCGCTGATGGATCTGCTGCGCCAACGTAACCTGCTCAGCCAGGCACGACTGGTGAGCTGCGGTGAACAGGGCGACCACGAACTGCTGGTTGACGACCTCAGCCAATGGACCATGACGCCGTTGAGCTACATGACCACCCTGATCGTCAAAATCGGCCAACGCGGCTGGCAGGAGAACGCCGGGTCATGA
- a CDS encoding nucleoside recognition protein — protein sequence MRQLVLIIITAGLLTCAANTFAATPPQHSAIVATATTSSAQVEKSRRATPEGQTGKTLAAERKKRPTSSAYTRWKRHLPYWPRKGVMLAELLAYIIIGVLIGQALEVSGCVRWLSVLTLPLTGLGRLSREAGPAFLMAFQSGAVANSMLASHRDTGQISNRELYTSIYVVSALSLFAHLPTFIVPIGLAFGWEATAALFGVRVVAIIAQIVVTLLVSRLIVLRLGIGEQHEVRVVDETDAYQPRHRKRGTFWATVWKRSRFTLTRLIVYLIPTFVVMAGLEYYGAFAWLAQEMPGLFTFDFLPVQSLVVIPAQALSLYNGAIAAANFIDSGAITTQQAVIIILFGSMVTAPLRTLRHALPTYVAILGPRPGLIMAVSAQVLRMVFLLVCTLGLMSFWS from the coding sequence GTGAGACAGCTTGTCCTGATCATCATCACCGCCGGACTGCTGACGTGCGCGGCCAACACGTTTGCAGCAACGCCGCCGCAGCACAGCGCGATCGTTGCCACAGCGACCACATCATCGGCCCAGGTCGAAAAGAGTCGCCGTGCAACACCGGAAGGTCAGACCGGAAAAACCCTGGCCGCCGAACGCAAGAAACGCCCCACATCGTCGGCCTACACCCGCTGGAAACGTCACCTGCCCTATTGGCCACGCAAAGGGGTGATGCTGGCCGAGCTGCTGGCCTACATCATCATCGGTGTGCTCATCGGTCAGGCTCTGGAGGTGTCGGGCTGCGTGCGCTGGCTGTCGGTGCTGACCCTGCCGCTCACCGGCCTCGGTCGCCTGTCGCGTGAGGCCGGACCGGCGTTTCTCATGGCGTTTCAGTCCGGGGCCGTGGCCAACAGCATGCTGGCGTCGCATCGCGACACCGGCCAGATCAGCAACCGCGAGTTGTACACGTCCATCTATGTGGTGTCGGCGCTGTCGTTGTTTGCCCATTTGCCCACCTTTATCGTGCCCATCGGTCTGGCGTTCGGCTGGGAAGCCACTGCCGCCCTGTTCGGCGTACGCGTGGTGGCCATTATCGCCCAGATCGTCGTGACCCTGCTGGTCAGCCGCCTGATCGTATTGCGTCTGGGTATCGGCGAGCAACACGAGGTGCGTGTCGTGGACGAGACGGACGCGTATCAGCCGCGCCACCGCAAACGAGGCACGTTCTGGGCGACGGTGTGGAAGCGTTCGCGCTTCACCCTGACCCGGTTGATCGTCTACCTGATCCCGACCTTTGTGGTGATGGCCGGGCTGGAATATTACGGCGCGTTCGCCTGGCTAGCGCAGGAAATGCCGGGGTTGTTCACCTTTGATTTTCTGCCGGTGCAGTCGCTGGTGGTGATTCCAGCGCAGGCGCTGAGCCTCTACAACGGCGCCATTGCCGCGGCCAACTTCATCGACTCGGGTGCCATCACAACCCAGCAGGCGGTAATCATCATCCTGTTCGGCTCCATGGTCACGGCACCGCTGCGCACACTGCGCCATGCTCTGCCGACCTACGTGGCAATTCTCGGGCCGCGGCCTGGTTTGATTATGGCGGTGAGTGCGCAGGTGTTGCGGATGGTGTTTTTGTTGGTGTGTACGTTGGGGTTGATGAGTTTTTGGAGTTAG